GCCACACCTGGCAATACAGCATGACTCATTGCATCACCCATTAAACTTAATCCTCGTAATATAATGAGACATCCGACTACTCCTGAAACAATTCCGACAATTGCTGCAGTAATTAATGCACGTGATAAGAATGGATAGTTTAAGATTTCTGTTATAAAACTCATTTAAACACCTCCTTGAACGAAATATGTCTGTTTAATGTTATTGTCCGTGAGTATGCTTTTAGTTGGTCCTTCAGCAATAATTTCTTTGTTCAGAAGAATACATTCATCGAATAAATCTGAAGCTGAATTTAAATCATGATGGACGATAAAGATGAGCTTATGATTTGATTTCAATTTAAAGATACAATCTTTGATAATTTCGTAACTTTTGAAATCAATGCCAACAAAAGGCTCATCTAAAAAGTAAATATCCTTGTCCTGCATAAGGCTACGAGCAATCAATACACGTTGTAATTGACCTCCACTTAATTTGCTGATGAGTTTATGCTGAATATCATTTAATTTCATAAGCGACATCAATTCATGGACCTTTGAATTATCTGACCTTTGTTTTATTAATGAAACAGGATATACGCCGGAACTTATTGTATCGATAACAGTTATCGGAAATTCGATATCTAAAGATGATTTTTGTGGTATATATGCGCAACGTGTGAGTTGTTTAATTAATGGTTTATTATCGAGTCTCACATCTCCACTCGCACGGATAAATCCAAGTATTCCTTTAAATAAAGTGGATTTACCTGCACCATTCGGACCTAAGACTCCAATAAGCTTTCCTGTTAATTGTTGTGTATAATTAATATTATGAAGAATATGACGACCATCTATAGTTACATTAAAATTTTGAATTGAAAGCATAGACAACACCTTTCTATTATTTTAAAAAATATTTTAGGGTAACCTAAACTATATTTACTATAATATTAAAAAAATAATAAATCAATGGGAAATTTTGAATATAATATGAATATTGGAGGAGAAAATATGTTAACTGAAGAAAAAGAAGATTATTTAAAATGTATATATCATAGCAATGGAATAAATGAATATGTGTCAAATAAAAAAATTGCGACACATTTGGGCATTAAGCCGCCTTCTGTAACTGAAATGACGAATAGATTAGAAAAAGAAGGATATATTAGGACAAAGCCTTATAAAGGTGCAATGCTTACAGAAATCGGTGTAAAAGAAGTGGCTCGTGTTGTAAAGCGTCATCGTTTGATAGAATGTTTTCTGATAGAATCGTTAGGCTATCGTTGGGATGAAGTGCATATTGAAGCGGAAGTACTTGAGCATCGCGTTTCTGATTTGTTTATCGAGCGACTTGATAAAATGTTGCAATACCCGAAATATTGCCCACATGGTGCATTGATTCCAAGAGGAGACTTGCAAGAAGAATCATTAAGTAGTATTACAGAGTTGAGTGTAGGAGATACATTTATACTAGCAAAAGTTGTAGATGAAGTACCTTTGTTATCATATTTATACGAAAATGATATAAAGATTAATGATTCATTAATAATTACATCTATTGATGAAGCAAATCAAATTATGCATTTGAGTAAAGAAGATAAACGATTCAGTCTAAGTATGAAAAATGCCGAAAAATTATTTTTTAAATAGTAAAAAACGCCGAACAAAAGTTCAGCGTTTCTTTTTTATTCAGTTATTTCATCTCTTCTTCCATTTAAATAAGCATATACAAGTCCTACGAATATACCGCCACCGATATAGTTTCCGATGTATGCGAAGACGATATTTTTAAGAACATCCATCCATGATAAGGCATCGATATTGTAAAACATCATGCCGGCAAATAATCCTGCATTATAAACAACGTGCTCATATGCCATAAATACGAATATTACTACTCCAATTCCAATAAAGAATACTTTCGCCAACACTTCTTTACACTGAAGAGAAATATAAATACCAATATTGATGAAGAAGTTTGCGAATATCCCTTTGATTAAAATTGTGAGCCATGTGGAGTCTACAGTCTTAGCAGTTACCGTTTTTGTTAATGCTTCGACCATTTCAGGTGTCATCACTTTCGTACCTGTCATCATTCCGAATAATATAAAGCTACCTATGATATTTCCAATAAAGCAGTACGTAAAGATTTTCATCACTTTAGGCATAGAAATTACCTTGTAATATAGACCTACAGTCATAAACATGAAGTTACTTGTAAGTAACTCAGAATTTGTAAGTACAATCATTACGAGTGCGATACTAAATGAAATCGCTCCAAGTAAGTTTATTAATCCTGATGTTGCTCCTGCAAACTGTGTTTTTACTGCGAGCATTAACACTGTCATAATTGCAAGTAAGAAACCAGACATGATTGATTTCATCATATATCTGCCGAGTGTACGATCAACCATAACTTCTTTCATCGCTACTTGACCAACGATGTTTTCAATATTTGCTTTTGATGCATGGGTGTCTTCGATTGTTTTTACTGGTCTTACTAGAGCCATTTAAATCCCTCCGATATCATTTGTGCACTATTTCACATTGAATATAGCATAAAATAATGAATATTCATATGATGTTTATGACTATTATAAACTATTCTAACAACCAAAATATAAAGTTTTACTGAAGTATTAGCTATACAAAATTCTAAATGAGAAAATAAATGTTTAATTGATAATTATAGTAATATTTAAATCATTGTAGCAGTACTGGCATTGTTGTAATTAAAAGAATTATAAAAATTGAGTGTCTTGGTTGACTTGTACTATGCATCATGTATAATAAAAAGAGTAAAGATTAGAATTATTCTAATTAAGAATTTGAATATTATTTATTGGAGGAATTACTCAATGTCATTAATTAACAAAGAAATCTTACCATTTACAGCACAAGCTTATGATCCTAAAGAAGATAAGTTTGTTGAAGTGTCAAACGAATCAATGAAAGGAAGCTGGAGTATCGTATGTTTCTATCCAGCAGATTTCACTTTCGTTTGTCCAACTGAATTAGAAGATTTACAAGATCAATATGCTACATTACAAGATTTAGGTGTGAATGTATATTCAGTATCATGTGATACGCACTTCACTCATAAAGCTTGGCATGATCATTCAGATGCAATCTCTAAAATTCAATATCAAATGATTGGTGACCCATCTCACGTTATCGCAAGAAACTTTGATGTATTAGATGAAGAAGCTGGTCTTGCACAACGTGCAACTTTCTTAATCGATCCAGACGGTGTTGTTCAAACGATGGAAATCAACAACGACGGAATCGGTCGTGACGCTTCAGTATTAGTGGACAAAGTGAAAGCTGCACAATACGTAGCATCACATGATGGAGAAGTTTGTCCTGCAAAATGGAAAGAAAGCGGAGAAACTTTAACTCCAGGTTTAGATTTAGTTGGTAAAATCTAAGCAATTTAAATAGCTTAAATACAACTAACACCACAACGTAATTTTTGCGTTGTGGTATCTATTATTTTTGAGTAGTATAAAATTACAATTAAAGGAGTATAAGTTAATGCTAGATAATAATTTAAAGCAGCAGCTTGGTCAATATCTTGAATTGCTTGAAGGTGATGTTGTACTTACAGCAAGTAAAGGAGACGATAAAGCGTCTCAAGACATGATGGAATTACTTAATGAAATTGGTGCGATGTCAGATAAAATTTCGATTCAAGAGGCATCTTTAAAGAGAACACCGAGCTTTACAGTAGGACGTCCTGAAGAGGAGGCACGTATTACGTTTGCAGGTGTACCGTTAGGTCATGAATTTACATCATTGGTACTAGCTTTACTGCAAGTGAGTGGCAGAGCTCCAAAACTTGATGAATCTGTGATTAATCAGATTAAAAAGATCGATAAACCGTTAAACTTTGAAACGTTTATAAGTTTAACTTGTACAAAATGCCCTGACGTAGTTCAGGCATTGAATATAATGTCAGTGATTAATCCGAATATTACGCATACGATGATTGATGGCGCAGTATTTAGAGAAGAATCAAAAGATATTATGGCAGTGCCAAGTATTTTCTTAGATGGTGAAGAATTTGGCAGCGGTAAGATGACGGTTGAAGAGATTATTAATCAAGTTGGCGGCGGTGCCGATGCATCAGAGTTTGATGCTAGAGAACCATTTGATGTACTTGTGATTGGTGGCGGTCCTGCAAGTGCAGCGGCTTCTATATATGCTGCACGTAAAGGTTTAAGAACTGGTATCGTTGCAGAACGTATTGGCGGTCAAGTAAATGATACTGCCGCAATTGAAAACTTTATCTCTGTAAAAGAGACTACAGGTCCTGAATTTGCACAGAACTTAGCTGATCATATTAAGAGCTATGATATCGATGTGATGAATGCAGTGCGTGTAGAGTCAATTGAGAAAATTGATGACATGGTTCATGTTACCCTTGAAAATGGCGGAAAGCTATCAAGTAAAACATTGATTATTAGTACAGGTGCGAAATGGCGTAATATGAACGTGCCAGGTGAAGCTGAATATAAAAATAAAGGTGTAGCTTACTGTCCACACTGTGATGGTCCTTTATTTGAAGGTAAACGTGTTGCGGTTGTTGGTGGAGGAAACTCTGGTGTAGAAGCAGCGATAGATTTAGCTGGTATTGTTGAACATGTTACTTTACTTGAATTTGGTGAAGCATTAAGAGCAGATAAAGTGTTACAAGAACGTCTTGCTTCATTAGAAAACACAGAAATTATCAAATCTGCAGCTACGAAAGAGTTAACAGGTGCAGATAAACTTCAAGCTTTAACTTATGTAGATCGTACAACAAACGAAGAGCGTACAGTTGAATTAGAAGGAGTCTTCGTCCAAATTGGTTTAGTGCCAAGCACTGAATTTGTTGGAGATTTAGTAGAGCGCAACAACCGTGGTGAGATCATCGTGGATCGTAATGGTGCTACAAATGTTCCGGGTATATTTGCAGCAGGAGACTGTACGGATCAAACTTATAAACAAATTATTATTTCTATGGGTGCAGGTGCAACAGCAGCATTAAGTGCATTTGACTATTTAATTAGAAATTAATATTATCATCAATACCACTTATGTAATGACTTACATTAAGTGGTATTTTTATTATGTTTGTGCTTATAATAAGATAAAATGAGGAGGAAATAATATGAAGAAATTATTTGTCATTTTATCAGCAGTTCTATTATTAAGCGCGTGCAATCAAACAGATGAAATTAAGCAACAAAAAGATAAAAAGATAATTACGGTATCTGCAG
Above is a window of Macrococcoides canis DNA encoding:
- a CDS encoding metal ABC transporter ATP-binding protein; this encodes MLSIQNFNVTIDGRHILHNINYTQQLTGKLIGVLGPNGAGKSTLFKGILGFIRASGDVRLDNKPLIKQLTRCAYIPQKSSLDIEFPITVIDTISSGVYPVSLIKQRSDNSKVHELMSLMKLNDIQHKLISKLSGGQLQRVLIARSLMQDKDIYFLDEPFVGIDFKSYEIIKDCIFKLKSNHKLIFIVHHDLNSASDLFDECILLNKEIIAEGPTKSILTDNNIKQTYFVQGGV
- a CDS encoding metal-dependent transcriptional regulator, with product MLTEEKEDYLKCIYHSNGINEYVSNKKIATHLGIKPPSVTEMTNRLEKEGYIRTKPYKGAMLTEIGVKEVARVVKRHRLIECFLIESLGYRWDEVHIEAEVLEHRVSDLFIERLDKMLQYPKYCPHGALIPRGDLQEESLSSITELSVGDTFILAKVVDEVPLLSYLYENDIKINDSLIITSIDEANQIMHLSKEDKRFSLSMKNAEKLFFK
- a CDS encoding formate/nitrite transporter family protein encodes the protein MALVRPVKTIEDTHASKANIENIVGQVAMKEVMVDRTLGRYMMKSIMSGFLLAIMTVLMLAVKTQFAGATSGLINLLGAISFSIALVMIVLTNSELLTSNFMFMTVGLYYKVISMPKVMKIFTYCFIGNIIGSFILFGMMTGTKVMTPEMVEALTKTVTAKTVDSTWLTILIKGIFANFFINIGIYISLQCKEVLAKVFFIGIGVVIFVFMAYEHVVYNAGLFAGMMFYNIDALSWMDVLKNIVFAYIGNYIGGGIFVGLVYAYLNGRRDEITE
- the ahpC gene encoding alkyl hydroperoxide reductase subunit C, yielding MSLINKEILPFTAQAYDPKEDKFVEVSNESMKGSWSIVCFYPADFTFVCPTELEDLQDQYATLQDLGVNVYSVSCDTHFTHKAWHDHSDAISKIQYQMIGDPSHVIARNFDVLDEEAGLAQRATFLIDPDGVVQTMEINNDGIGRDASVLVDKVKAAQYVASHDGEVCPAKWKESGETLTPGLDLVGKI
- the ahpF gene encoding alkyl hydroperoxide reductase subunit F, producing MLDNNLKQQLGQYLELLEGDVVLTASKGDDKASQDMMELLNEIGAMSDKISIQEASLKRTPSFTVGRPEEEARITFAGVPLGHEFTSLVLALLQVSGRAPKLDESVINQIKKIDKPLNFETFISLTCTKCPDVVQALNIMSVINPNITHTMIDGAVFREESKDIMAVPSIFLDGEEFGSGKMTVEEIINQVGGGADASEFDAREPFDVLVIGGGPASAAASIYAARKGLRTGIVAERIGGQVNDTAAIENFISVKETTGPEFAQNLADHIKSYDIDVMNAVRVESIEKIDDMVHVTLENGGKLSSKTLIISTGAKWRNMNVPGEAEYKNKGVAYCPHCDGPLFEGKRVAVVGGGNSGVEAAIDLAGIVEHVTLLEFGEALRADKVLQERLASLENTEIIKSAATKELTGADKLQALTYVDRTTNEERTVELEGVFVQIGLVPSTEFVGDLVERNNRGEIIVDRNGATNVPGIFAAGDCTDQTYKQIIISMGAGATAALSAFDYLIRN